Proteins encoded together in one Jaculus jaculus isolate mJacJac1 chromosome 7, mJacJac1.mat.Y.cur, whole genome shotgun sequence window:
- the Spred3 gene encoding sprouty-related, EVH1 domain-containing protein 3 isoform X2, with protein sequence MVQVRAVVMARDDSSGGWLPVGGGGLSQTTLECTLRPGLVYNKVNPIFHHWSLGDCKFGLTFQSPAEADEFQKSLLAALAALGRGSLTPSSSSSSSSPSQDTAETPCPLTSHVDSDSSSSHSRQEMPPSAAMVPIVTLESTSTFGLATPPQLHCCSTQSYPPLLPFTGIPEPSESVAGAGSHGWGGRGYEDYRRSGPQTPLALSTCVVRFAKTGVLRGAALGPPMSLPVPLTEAAPPAPPARSPPGPGLTPAPAKASPEAEEAARCVHCRALFRRRADGRGGRCAEAPDPGRLLVRRLSCLWCAESLLYHCLSDAEGDFSDPCACEPGHPRPAARWAALAALSLAVPCLCCYAPLRACHWVAARCGCAGCGGRHEEAAR encoded by the exons ACCACCTTGGAGTGTACCCTGAGGCCAGGCCTAGTTTACAACAAAGTGAACCCCATCTTCCACCACTGGAGCCTAGGTGACTGCAAGTTTGGGCTGACATTTCAGAGTCCTGCAGAGGCTGATGAATTCCAGAAGAGTCTGCTGGCTGCACTAGCTGCCCTTGGCCGAG GCTCCCttaccccttcttcttcctcttcctcctcctctccttcccaggACACTGCGGAGACTCCCTGCCCTCTGACG TCTCATGTGGACAGCGACTCATCCTCCAGTCACAGCCGCCAGGAGATGCCTCCCTCTGCTGCCATGGTACCTATTGTCACCTTGGAATCAACTTCCACCTTTGGACTGGCCACACCCCCACAGCTCCACTGCTGCTCTACTCAG AGCTACCCTCCACTTCTACCTTTCACTGGGATTCCGGAGCCCTCAGAATCTGTGGCTGGGGCAGGGAGCCATGGCTGGGGTGGTCGTGGCTACGAGGATTACCGGAGATCTGGTCCACAGACACCTCTTGCCCTGTCCACCTGTGTCGTGCGCTTCGCCAAGACTGGTGTGTTGAGGGGTGCAGCCCTTGGCCCTCCAATGTCACTACCTGTCCCTCTCACCGAGGCTGCACCCCCAGCACCCCCTGCTCGCTCACCCCCGGGCCCAGGCCTCACTCCTGCTCCAGCCAAGGCCTCCccagaggcagaggaggcagcTCGCTGTGTGCACTGCCGAGCCCTCTTCCGTCGCCGAGCTGATGGGCGTGGTGGTCGCTGTGCAGAGGCCCCGGACCCAGGTCGCCTTCTGGTGAGGCGCCTCAGCTGCTTGTGGTGTGCAGAGAGCTTGCTCTACCACTGCCTGTCAGATGCCGAAGGTGACTTCTCGGACCCATGCGCCTGCGAGCCGGGCCACCCACGCCCTGCAGCACGCTGGGCCGCACTGGCTGCGCTCTCGCTGGCTGTGCCCTGCCTTTGCTGCTATGCACCCCTGCGTGCGTGTCATTGGGTCGCAGCGCGATGTGGCTGTGCTGGCTGTGGGGGTCGTCATGAAGAGGCTGCCCGGTGA